In Chrysoperla carnea chromosome 2, inChrCarn1.1, whole genome shotgun sequence, the following proteins share a genomic window:
- the LOC123292294 gene encoding replication stress response regulator SDE2: MNFPQVLIINDSLTGYELKNSFSEKFNISENDFYLLQNGKIVKSDTLVRPECNIHVILRLIGGKGGFGSMLRAIGAQIEKTTNREACRDLSGRRLRDINEEKRLKNWIASQAEREQEALDRKQKKLERLCYQPKHKFEDAEYDKLRSQLPEKVSDAVEEGFKAAASTVSNTNVVLKRKADNNKTNTTKNKKKKLWVDADLSCSEDSDLDSDDDCEKATKNENTVKPIQKLEKCETVTSATC; this comes from the exons atgaaTTTTCCTCAAGTGTTGATAATAAATGATAGCCTTACTGGCtacgaattaaaaaattcatttagcgAAAAATTC aatatatcagaaaatgatttttatcttttGCAAAATGGTAAAATAGTAAAAAGTGACACATTGGTAAGACCAGAATGCAACATTCATGTAATATTACGATTAATTGGTGGCAAAGGTGGGTTTGGTTCTATGTTACGTGCGATTGGGGCTCAAATTGAAAAGACTACAAATCGTGAGGCATGTCGTGATTTAAGTGGACGCCGTTTACGTGATATAAACGAAGAAAAACG ATTAAAAAATTGGATTGCATCACAAGCCGAACGAGAACAAGAGGCTTTAGatcgtaaacaaaaaaaattggaacGTTTATGCTATCaaccaaaacataaatttgAGGATGCTGAATATGATAAATTACGTTCACAACTGCCAGAAAAAGTATCCGATGCCGTCGAAGAAGGATTCAAAGCAGCTGCTTCAACTGTTAGTAATACTAATGTTGTATTAAAACGTAAAgctgataataataaaacaaataccaccaaaaataagaaaaagaaattatg GGTTGATGCAGATTTGAGTTGTTCGGAAGATTCTgatttggattctgatgacgattgtgaaaaagcaacaaaaaatgAGAATACAGTGAAGCCtattcaaaaattagaaaaatgtgaAACAGTTACATCAGCTACTTGCTAA